From Coffea arabica cultivar ET-39 chromosome 2e, Coffea Arabica ET-39 HiFi, whole genome shotgun sequence, the proteins below share one genomic window:
- the LOC140036618 gene encoding probable sodium/metabolite cotransporter BASS4, chloroplastic isoform X2, producing MAGTLQTLSLKSPAITSPPGHRRRVQSPITSFSPSGSRNLSGGGNSCDVHFIHLPISSKSIRASSSSLSHQGDGSKEQLPQVKAGNWTKSLLKFASNNFLPLALIGGVALGLANPTPGCIADRLYLSRFSSFGIFVISGLTLRSDEIGAAAEAWQVGLFGLASILFFTPFFSKVILLLKLQPQEFVTGLAIFCCMPTTLSSGIALTRIPFSISKFIASGVGVSVPTEQLFRSLILTLLVPLILGKVNKSSDTAQHGFMFNKRYPCDTISGEVFFLQFGIDTFFLWRSWTWILL from the exons ATGGCGGGAACACTTCAAACTCTAAGCCTCAAATCGCCGGCCATCACATCTCCGCCTGGCCATCGTCGGCGCGTGCAATCCCCGATTACTTCCTTCTCACCCTCTGGCAGCCGGAATTTAAGTGGAGGTGGCAATTCGTGTGATGTTCACTTTATCCACCTCCCCATTTCAAGCAAATCTATCAGAGCAAGTAGTAGTAGTCTCTCCCATCAG GGAGATGGAAGTAAAGAGCAACTTCCACAAGTGAAAGCTGGCAATTGGACAAAATCATTGTTGAAATTCGCGTCCAATAATTTTCTTCCATTAG CTCTTATCGGTGGAGTAGCATTAGGACTTGCAAATCCTACACCTGGTTGTATTGCTGATAGACTATATCTATCAAGGTTTAGCAGTTTTGGGATATTTGTAATTTCAG gatTGACACTGCGTTCTGATGAAATTGGTGCCGCTGCTGAAGCTTGGCAAGTTGGACTATTTGGGCTT GCTTCAATTTTGTTTTTCACTCCATTTTTTTCAAAGGTTATATTACTACTTAAGCTCCAACCACAGGAATTTGTTACAG gactGGCCATATTTTGCTGTATGCCAACAACATTATCAAGTGGAATAGCACTGACTCGG ATTCCGTTTTCCATCTCAAAATTCATAGCTTCTGGAGTCGGTGTATCTGTTCCGACTGAGCAGTTGTTCAGAAGCCTGATTCTCACACTTCTTGTTCCTCTCATTTTAGGAAAGGTAAATAAATCTTCAGATACTGCACAGCATGGATTCATGTTTAACAAGAGATACCCGTGTGATACTATTTCTGGAGAAGTATTTTTCCTTCAATTTGGGATTGATACATTCTTCCTTTGGAGGAGTTGGACATGGATTTTACTTTGA
- the LOC140036618 gene encoding probable sodium/metabolite cotransporter BASS4, chloroplastic isoform X1, translating to MAGTLQTLSLKSPAITSPPGHRRRVQSPITSFSPSGSRNLSGGGNSCDVHFIHLPISSKSIRASSSSLSHQGDGSKEQLPQVKAGNWTKSLLKFASNNFLPLALIGGVALGLANPTPGCIADRLYLSRFSSFGIFVISGLTLRSDEIGAAAEAWQVGLFGLASILFFTPFFSKVILLLKLQPQEFVTGLAIFCCMPTTLSSGIALTRLAGGNSALALAMTVISNLLGILIIPFSISKFIASGVGVSVPTEQLFRSLILTLLVPLILGKVNKSSDTAQHGFMFNKRYPCDTISGEVFFLQFGIDTFFLWRSWTWILL from the exons ATGGCGGGAACACTTCAAACTCTAAGCCTCAAATCGCCGGCCATCACATCTCCGCCTGGCCATCGTCGGCGCGTGCAATCCCCGATTACTTCCTTCTCACCCTCTGGCAGCCGGAATTTAAGTGGAGGTGGCAATTCGTGTGATGTTCACTTTATCCACCTCCCCATTTCAAGCAAATCTATCAGAGCAAGTAGTAGTAGTCTCTCCCATCAG GGAGATGGAAGTAAAGAGCAACTTCCACAAGTGAAAGCTGGCAATTGGACAAAATCATTGTTGAAATTCGCGTCCAATAATTTTCTTCCATTAG CTCTTATCGGTGGAGTAGCATTAGGACTTGCAAATCCTACACCTGGTTGTATTGCTGATAGACTATATCTATCAAGGTTTAGCAGTTTTGGGATATTTGTAATTTCAG gatTGACACTGCGTTCTGATGAAATTGGTGCCGCTGCTGAAGCTTGGCAAGTTGGACTATTTGGGCTT GCTTCAATTTTGTTTTTCACTCCATTTTTTTCAAAGGTTATATTACTACTTAAGCTCCAACCACAGGAATTTGTTACAG gactGGCCATATTTTGCTGTATGCCAACAACATTATCAAGTGGAATAGCACTGACTCGG CTGGCTGGTGGGAATTCTGCCCTTGCTCTTGCAATGACAGTTATATCAAATCTTTTAGGAATTTTAATT ATTCCGTTTTCCATCTCAAAATTCATAGCTTCTGGAGTCGGTGTATCTGTTCCGACTGAGCAGTTGTTCAGAAGCCTGATTCTCACACTTCTTGTTCCTCTCATTTTAGGAAAGGTAAATAAATCTTCAGATACTGCACAGCATGGATTCATGTTTAACAAGAGATACCCGTGTGATACTATTTCTGGAGAAGTATTTTTCCTTCAATTTGGGATTGATACATTCTTCCTTTGGAGGAGTTGGACATGGATTTTACTTTGA
- the LOC140036619 gene encoding uncharacterized protein: MAKDFNVPPVVFPSGGNPGTGIGPGPQQRRPSAPFQPPRSANPNIPFMSFDVSSAPSSTAFSTPQFAPTTIGGGGMGFEDEAPLLEELGINTKQIYQKTISILNPFRVRADLHDDADLSGPFLFLMAFGLFQLLAGKLHFGIILGWVTVAALFLYVVFNMLAGRNGNLDLYRCLSLIGYCMLPIVISSAISLFVPQGGMLIMVISGFFVIWSTRVCTRLLVELASYGDEHRGLIAYACFLIYALFSLLVMF, translated from the coding sequence ATGGCGAAGGACTTCAACGTGCCACCGGTAGTATTTCCCTCCGGGGGAAACCCCGGTACTGGGATAGGCCCCGGCCCCCAGCAACGTCGTCCATCGGCTCCGTTTCAGCCTCCGAGATCTGCAAACCCTAACATCCCTTTCATGTCTTTCGACGTGTCCTCTGCCCCGTCTTCCACTGCCTTCTCTACCCCTCAATTCGCTCCCACCACCATCGGAGGCGGTGGAATGGGATTCGAAGACGAGGCACCTCTCCTTGAAGAACTCGGCATCAACACTaaacaaatttatcaaaaaaccATCTCAATCCTCAATCCTTTCCGGGTAAGAGCCGATCTCCACGACGACGCGGATCTCTCCGGTCCGTTTTTGTTCCTTATGGCGTTCGGGCTATTTCAGTTGCTAGCTGGAAAGCTCCACTTCGGGATCATATTGGGGTGGGTTACAGTGGCGGCTTTGTTTCTTTACGTGGTGTTCAATATGCTCGCTGGGCGAAACGGGAATCTGGATTTGTACAGGTGTCTTAGCCTGATTGGATATTGTATGTTGCCGATTGTGATTTCATCGGCAATTTCACTGTTTGTGCCCCAGGGCGGGATGTTGATTATGGTAATATCTGGGTTTTTTGTTATATGGTCGACCAGGGTTTGCACTAGGTTGCTGGTGGAGCTGGCTTCTTACGGGGACGAGCATCGGGGATTGATTGCGTACGCTTGTTTCTTGATTTACGCTCTATTTTCTCTGCTGGTGATGTTTTGA
- the LOC113730679 gene encoding probable aspartyl aminopeptidase isoform X2 produces the protein MPTAAAIARFQVQVLHPSPFFKPSTLFSKFPRSSLPIPSTLKRSNTRFRRLSSLTPPLCSSSSHSSSAGGSLEVTFTCPEAKRQLLAAGFHLLNENDEWDLKPGGRYFFTRNMSSLVAFAIGEKYSNGNGFHIIAAHTDSPCLKLKPNSASSKSGYLMVNVQTYGSGLWHTWFDRDLSVAGRVIVRADNGCFLHKLVKIKRPILRVPTLAIHLDRTVNKDGFKPNLETHLIPLLAKKVDNASAETKDKINMSSSKDAHHQQLLQILSDELACNIDDIISIELNVCDTQPSCLGGVNNEFIFSGRLDNLASSFCALRALVDSCASPKDLSDERAIRMVALFDNEEVGSDSYQGAGAPTMFEAMRRITDCLDLHYVRESSFARAIRCSFLVSADMAHRVHPNFMDKHEEHHRPELQKGLVIKHNANQRYATSGVTAFLFKEVAKMNNLPTQEFVVRNDMGCGSTIGPILASGVGIRTVDCGIAQLSMHSVREICGKEDVDFAYKHFRAFYQTFSSIDRKLNVDK, from the exons ATGCCGACTGCAGCCGCAATTGCTCGTTTCCAAGTCCAAGTTCTCCATCCATCCCCTTTCTTCAAACCATCAACCCTCTTCTCAAAATTCCCTCGCTCTTCTCTGCCAATTCCCTCCACACTCAAGCGCAGCAACACTCGCTTCCGTCGACTGTCCTCTCTCACTCCACCTCTCTGCTCCAGCTCCTCCCACTCATCCTCCGCCGGCGGCTCCCTCGAGGTCACTTTTACCTGCC CTGAAGCAAAACGGCAACTACTTGCTGCTGGATTTCATCTTCTAAATGAGAATGATGAGTGGGACTTGAAGCCTGGTGGGCGCTACTTTTTTACCCGGAATATGTCCTCTTTGGTTGCATTTGCCATTGGGGAAAA GTATTCCAATGGGAACGGTTTTCATATAATTGCTGCTCACACTGACAGTCCATGTCTCAAACTGAAGCCAAATTCTGCCTCAAGCAAATCCGGCTATCTTATGGTTAATGTGCAAACTTATGGCAGCGGTCTATGGCATACTTGGTTTGATAGAGACCTAAGTGTTGCTGGAAGGGTCATCGTTAGAGCCGACAATGGCTGTTTTCTGCATAAGCTTGTTAAAATTAAAAGACCTATTCTACGAGTGCCTACATTAGCCATTCATCTTGACCG TACAGTGAACAAGGATGGGTTTAAGCCCAACCTTGAGACACATCTCATTCCACTATTGGCAAAAAAAGTGGATAATGCATCTGCTGAGACCAAAGATAAAATTAATATGTCATCTTCAAAAGATGCTCACCATCAACAGCTACTGCAG ATCTTGTCAGATGAGCTGGCCTGTAACATTGATGACATCATTAGTATTGAGTTGAATGTTTGTGATACTCAACCTAGCTGTCTTGGAGGTGTGAACAATGAGTTCATATTTTCTGGAAGACTGGATAATCTTGCTTCAAGCTTTTGTGCACTGCGAGCTCTTGTTGATTCTTGTGCGTCACCCAAAGATTTGTCAGATGAGCGTGCGATTCGTATGGTTGCTCTTTTTGATAATGAAGAG GTGGGCTCAGATTCATATCAGGGAGCTGGTGCACCAACTATGTTTGAAGCCATGAGACGAATAACTGATTGTTTAGATCTCCACTATGTTAGAGAAAGCAGTTTTGCACGTGCAATTCGCTGTTCCTTTTTGG TGTCTGCTGACATGGCTCATCGAGTTCATCCAAATTTTATGGACAAGCATGAAGAGCACCACCGTCCAGAACTGCAAAAGGGACTAGTTATCAAGCATAACGCCAACCAACGCTATGCTACAAGTGGAGTTACAGCATTTCTTTTTAAAGAAGTTGCAAAAATGAATAACCTTCCAACTCAG GAATTTGTGGTGAGAAATGATATGGGCTGTGGATCCACTATTGGTCCTATACTTGCTTCCGGTGTTGGAATTCGCACTGTTGATTGTGGCATTGCTCAGTTATCCATGCACAG TGTTAGAGAGATATGTGGGAAGGAAGATGTGGACTTTGCATACAAGCACTTTAGGGCGTTTTACCAGACATTCTCTAGCATTGACAGGAAGCTGAATGTCGATAAGTAG
- the LOC113730679 gene encoding probable aspartyl aminopeptidase isoform X1 codes for MPTAAAIARFQVQVLHPSPFFKPSTLFSKFPRSSLPIPSTLKRSNTRFRRLSSLTPPLCSSSSHSSSAGGSLESHSSSESGGSIVGDLLDYLNESWTQFHATAEAKRQLLAAGFHLLNENDEWDLKPGGRYFFTRNMSSLVAFAIGEKYSNGNGFHIIAAHTDSPCLKLKPNSASSKSGYLMVNVQTYGSGLWHTWFDRDLSVAGRVIVRADNGCFLHKLVKIKRPILRVPTLAIHLDRTVNKDGFKPNLETHLIPLLAKKVDNASAETKDKINMSSSKDAHHQQLLQILSDELACNIDDIISIELNVCDTQPSCLGGVNNEFIFSGRLDNLASSFCALRALVDSCASPKDLSDERAIRMVALFDNEEVGSDSYQGAGAPTMFEAMRRITDCLDLHYVRESSFARAIRCSFLVSADMAHRVHPNFMDKHEEHHRPELQKGLVIKHNANQRYATSGVTAFLFKEVAKMNNLPTQEFVVRNDMGCGSTIGPILASGVGIRTVDCGIAQLSMHSVREICGKEDVDFAYKHFRAFYQTFSSIDRKLNVDK; via the exons ATGCCGACTGCAGCCGCAATTGCTCGTTTCCAAGTCCAAGTTCTCCATCCATCCCCTTTCTTCAAACCATCAACCCTCTTCTCAAAATTCCCTCGCTCTTCTCTGCCAATTCCCTCCACACTCAAGCGCAGCAACACTCGCTTCCGTCGACTGTCCTCTCTCACTCCACCTCTCTGCTCCAGCTCCTCCCACTCATCCTCCGCCGGCGGCTCCCTCGAG AGTCATTCCAGTAGCGAATCGGGTGGGTCAATAGTTGGTGATTTATTGGATTATCTCAACGAGTCCTGGACTCAATTTCATGCCACTG CTGAAGCAAAACGGCAACTACTTGCTGCTGGATTTCATCTTCTAAATGAGAATGATGAGTGGGACTTGAAGCCTGGTGGGCGCTACTTTTTTACCCGGAATATGTCCTCTTTGGTTGCATTTGCCATTGGGGAAAA GTATTCCAATGGGAACGGTTTTCATATAATTGCTGCTCACACTGACAGTCCATGTCTCAAACTGAAGCCAAATTCTGCCTCAAGCAAATCCGGCTATCTTATGGTTAATGTGCAAACTTATGGCAGCGGTCTATGGCATACTTGGTTTGATAGAGACCTAAGTGTTGCTGGAAGGGTCATCGTTAGAGCCGACAATGGCTGTTTTCTGCATAAGCTTGTTAAAATTAAAAGACCTATTCTACGAGTGCCTACATTAGCCATTCATCTTGACCG TACAGTGAACAAGGATGGGTTTAAGCCCAACCTTGAGACACATCTCATTCCACTATTGGCAAAAAAAGTGGATAATGCATCTGCTGAGACCAAAGATAAAATTAATATGTCATCTTCAAAAGATGCTCACCATCAACAGCTACTGCAG ATCTTGTCAGATGAGCTGGCCTGTAACATTGATGACATCATTAGTATTGAGTTGAATGTTTGTGATACTCAACCTAGCTGTCTTGGAGGTGTGAACAATGAGTTCATATTTTCTGGAAGACTGGATAATCTTGCTTCAAGCTTTTGTGCACTGCGAGCTCTTGTTGATTCTTGTGCGTCACCCAAAGATTTGTCAGATGAGCGTGCGATTCGTATGGTTGCTCTTTTTGATAATGAAGAG GTGGGCTCAGATTCATATCAGGGAGCTGGTGCACCAACTATGTTTGAAGCCATGAGACGAATAACTGATTGTTTAGATCTCCACTATGTTAGAGAAAGCAGTTTTGCACGTGCAATTCGCTGTTCCTTTTTGG TGTCTGCTGACATGGCTCATCGAGTTCATCCAAATTTTATGGACAAGCATGAAGAGCACCACCGTCCAGAACTGCAAAAGGGACTAGTTATCAAGCATAACGCCAACCAACGCTATGCTACAAGTGGAGTTACAGCATTTCTTTTTAAAGAAGTTGCAAAAATGAATAACCTTCCAACTCAG GAATTTGTGGTGAGAAATGATATGGGCTGTGGATCCACTATTGGTCCTATACTTGCTTCCGGTGTTGGAATTCGCACTGTTGATTGTGGCATTGCTCAGTTATCCATGCACAG TGTTAGAGAGATATGTGGGAAGGAAGATGTGGACTTTGCATACAAGCACTTTAGGGCGTTTTACCAGACATTCTCTAGCATTGACAGGAAGCTGAATGTCGATAAGTAG
- the LOC113730679 gene encoding probable aspartyl aminopeptidase isoform X3, translating to MSSLVAFAIGEKYSNGNGFHIIAAHTDSPCLKLKPNSASSKSGYLMVNVQTYGSGLWHTWFDRDLSVAGRVIVRADNGCFLHKLVKIKRPILRVPTLAIHLDRTVNKDGFKPNLETHLIPLLAKKVDNASAETKDKINMSSSKDAHHQQLLQILSDELACNIDDIISIELNVCDTQPSCLGGVNNEFIFSGRLDNLASSFCALRALVDSCASPKDLSDERAIRMVALFDNEEVGSDSYQGAGAPTMFEAMRRITDCLDLHYVRESSFARAIRCSFLVSADMAHRVHPNFMDKHEEHHRPELQKGLVIKHNANQRYATSGVTAFLFKEVAKMNNLPTQEFVVRNDMGCGSTIGPILASGVGIRTVDCGIAQLSMHSVREICGKEDVDFAYKHFRAFYQTFSSIDRKLNVDK from the exons ATGTCCTCTTTGGTTGCATTTGCCATTGGGGAAAA GTATTCCAATGGGAACGGTTTTCATATAATTGCTGCTCACACTGACAGTCCATGTCTCAAACTGAAGCCAAATTCTGCCTCAAGCAAATCCGGCTATCTTATGGTTAATGTGCAAACTTATGGCAGCGGTCTATGGCATACTTGGTTTGATAGAGACCTAAGTGTTGCTGGAAGGGTCATCGTTAGAGCCGACAATGGCTGTTTTCTGCATAAGCTTGTTAAAATTAAAAGACCTATTCTACGAGTGCCTACATTAGCCATTCATCTTGACCG TACAGTGAACAAGGATGGGTTTAAGCCCAACCTTGAGACACATCTCATTCCACTATTGGCAAAAAAAGTGGATAATGCATCTGCTGAGACCAAAGATAAAATTAATATGTCATCTTCAAAAGATGCTCACCATCAACAGCTACTGCAG ATCTTGTCAGATGAGCTGGCCTGTAACATTGATGACATCATTAGTATTGAGTTGAATGTTTGTGATACTCAACCTAGCTGTCTTGGAGGTGTGAACAATGAGTTCATATTTTCTGGAAGACTGGATAATCTTGCTTCAAGCTTTTGTGCACTGCGAGCTCTTGTTGATTCTTGTGCGTCACCCAAAGATTTGTCAGATGAGCGTGCGATTCGTATGGTTGCTCTTTTTGATAATGAAGAG GTGGGCTCAGATTCATATCAGGGAGCTGGTGCACCAACTATGTTTGAAGCCATGAGACGAATAACTGATTGTTTAGATCTCCACTATGTTAGAGAAAGCAGTTTTGCACGTGCAATTCGCTGTTCCTTTTTGG TGTCTGCTGACATGGCTCATCGAGTTCATCCAAATTTTATGGACAAGCATGAAGAGCACCACCGTCCAGAACTGCAAAAGGGACTAGTTATCAAGCATAACGCCAACCAACGCTATGCTACAAGTGGAGTTACAGCATTTCTTTTTAAAGAAGTTGCAAAAATGAATAACCTTCCAACTCAG GAATTTGTGGTGAGAAATGATATGGGCTGTGGATCCACTATTGGTCCTATACTTGCTTCCGGTGTTGGAATTCGCACTGTTGATTGTGGCATTGCTCAGTTATCCATGCACAG TGTTAGAGAGATATGTGGGAAGGAAGATGTGGACTTTGCATACAAGCACTTTAGGGCGTTTTACCAGACATTCTCTAGCATTGACAGGAAGCTGAATGTCGATAAGTAG
- the LOC113730680 gene encoding uncharacterized protein isoform X1: protein MDGSVVDSDLGVPPESWEVADLDATMRRLMLSSAKKESNSSVNNNGNGNNQSELGDALAPDSAASSANLGGGVSEDLINSVDQFLREALQNPRERLSVLRMEQDVEKFIRDPTRQQMEFYQLPTSYLRLAAHRVAQHYSLQSMVLLDNNLPDGSGSRIIVRKTSECRIPLIRLADIPVNLPSEDTGVVKVAIKQRPQKGSQIASGSNSHMSKSNSLKSVEERKEEYNRARARIFNLNSLSAGASGRGESEPRTQDFSQHVLRGVSKTEEKSVPGDGQPDLNVSRGLIDSMTGSNRSARSRTEKEPAGRSKTTNRVAIFRDREVDRKDPDYDRSYDRYMQRFDPGFGFSGGGYTIQPLYTPALNYNTEFPQLGSAPRPSISSEHQPRPLPQHLPGPWTAPSTPAITYGPPETLIPPFSPNHVGARSNSGLYLHTAQYPCQHPGMPFIHPHEQVHQSFAQSHQQQPDASFGLARPR, encoded by the exons ATGGATGGCTCTGTGGTGGATTCCGATCTCGGTGTCCCGCCTGAGTCATGGGAAGTTGCCGACTTAGACGCCACCATGCGCCGGCTCATGCTTTCGTCAGCTAAAAAGGAGTCCAATAGTTCTGTGAATAATAACGGTAATGGTAACaatcaatctgagctcggtgaTGCGTTGGCGCCGGATTCAGCTGCGTCTTCGGCGAACTTGGGTGGGGGAGTGTCTGAGGATTTGATAAATTCTGTGGATCAGTTTCTTCGGGAGGCTTTGCAAAACCCTCGGGAGCGTCTTTCGG ttCTTCGAATGGAGCAGGATGTTGAGAAGTTCATACGCGATCCTACCAGACAACAGATGGAGTTCTATCAGCTCCCTACATCATATTTACGCTTGGCAGCCCATCGTGTTGCACAACATTACTCTTTGCAGTCAATGGTTCTGTTGGACAATAATTTACCAGATGGATCTGGCTCGAGAATCATTGTACGCAAGACTTCTGAATGTCGGATACCTTTGATTCGTTTAGCTGACATTCCTGTAAATCTGCCTTCAGAAGATACTGGGGTCGTTAAGGTTGCAATCAAACAGAGGCCACAGAAAGGGTCCCAAATTGCGAGTGGTTCAAATTCTCATATGTCAAAGAGCAATAGTTTGAAGAGtgtagaggaaagaaaagaagaatataACAGGGCTCGAGCACGGATATTCAACTTGAATAGCTTGAGCGCAGGTGCTAGTGGTAGAGGAGAAAGTGAACCTAGGACACAAGATTTTTCTCAGCATGTTTTACGTGGAGTATCGAAGACAGAAGAGAAATCTGTTCCAGGAGACGGGCAGCCTGATCTAAATGTCAGTAGGGGTTTGATTGATTCTATGACTGGAAGTAATAGATCAGCTAGAAGTAGGACTGAAAAGGAGCCAGCTGGTAGATCTAAAACTACTAATAGGGTGGCCATCTTTCGGGATCGTGAAGTTGATCGCAAGGATCCTGACTATGATAGGAGTTACGATAG GTACATGCAAAGGTTTGATCCTGGGTTTGGATTTAGTGGAGGAGGATACACCATTCAGCCTTTGTACACACCTGCACTAAATTACAATACCGAATTCCCACAACTTGGCTCAGCTCCTAGGCCATCAATATCGAGTGAACACCAACCACGGCCACTTCCCCAACACCTACCTGGACCGTGGACTGCACCATCAACTCCTGCTATTACTTATGGTCCTCCGGAGACATTGATTCCTCCCTTCAGCCCAAATCATGTTGGTGCGCGTTCTAATTCAGGTCTATACTTACACACTGCACAATATCCTTGCCAGCATCCTGGGATGCCATTCATTCATCCTCAcgaacaggttcaccaatcctTTGCTCAG TCTCATCAACAGCAACCTGATGCTTCTTTTGGATTAGCCCGGCCCCGTTAA
- the LOC113730680 gene encoding uncharacterized protein isoform X2, translated as MDGSVVDSDLGVPPESWEVADLDATMRRLMLSSAKKESNSSVNNNGNGNNQSELGDALAPDSAASSANLGGGVSEDLINSVDQFLREALQNPRERLSVLRMEQDVEKFIRDPTRQQMEFYQLPTSYLRLAAHRVAQHYSLQSMVLLDNNLPDGSGSRIIVRKTSECRIPLIRLADIPVNLPSEDTGVVKVAIKQRPQKGSQIASGSNSHMSKSNSLKSVEERKEEYNRARARIFNLNSLSAGASGRGESEPRTQDFSQHVLRGVSKTEEKSVPGDGQPDLNVSRGLIDSMTGSNRSARSRTEKEPAGRSKTTNRVAIFRDREVDRKDPDYDRSYDRYMQRFDPGFGFSGGGYTIQPLYTPALNYNTEFPQLGSAPRPSISSEHQPRPLPQHLPGPWTAPSTPAITYGPPETLIPPFSPNHVVSSTAT; from the exons ATGGATGGCTCTGTGGTGGATTCCGATCTCGGTGTCCCGCCTGAGTCATGGGAAGTTGCCGACTTAGACGCCACCATGCGCCGGCTCATGCTTTCGTCAGCTAAAAAGGAGTCCAATAGTTCTGTGAATAATAACGGTAATGGTAACaatcaatctgagctcggtgaTGCGTTGGCGCCGGATTCAGCTGCGTCTTCGGCGAACTTGGGTGGGGGAGTGTCTGAGGATTTGATAAATTCTGTGGATCAGTTTCTTCGGGAGGCTTTGCAAAACCCTCGGGAGCGTCTTTCGG ttCTTCGAATGGAGCAGGATGTTGAGAAGTTCATACGCGATCCTACCAGACAACAGATGGAGTTCTATCAGCTCCCTACATCATATTTACGCTTGGCAGCCCATCGTGTTGCACAACATTACTCTTTGCAGTCAATGGTTCTGTTGGACAATAATTTACCAGATGGATCTGGCTCGAGAATCATTGTACGCAAGACTTCTGAATGTCGGATACCTTTGATTCGTTTAGCTGACATTCCTGTAAATCTGCCTTCAGAAGATACTGGGGTCGTTAAGGTTGCAATCAAACAGAGGCCACAGAAAGGGTCCCAAATTGCGAGTGGTTCAAATTCTCATATGTCAAAGAGCAATAGTTTGAAGAGtgtagaggaaagaaaagaagaatataACAGGGCTCGAGCACGGATATTCAACTTGAATAGCTTGAGCGCAGGTGCTAGTGGTAGAGGAGAAAGTGAACCTAGGACACAAGATTTTTCTCAGCATGTTTTACGTGGAGTATCGAAGACAGAAGAGAAATCTGTTCCAGGAGACGGGCAGCCTGATCTAAATGTCAGTAGGGGTTTGATTGATTCTATGACTGGAAGTAATAGATCAGCTAGAAGTAGGACTGAAAAGGAGCCAGCTGGTAGATCTAAAACTACTAATAGGGTGGCCATCTTTCGGGATCGTGAAGTTGATCGCAAGGATCCTGACTATGATAGGAGTTACGATAG GTACATGCAAAGGTTTGATCCTGGGTTTGGATTTAGTGGAGGAGGATACACCATTCAGCCTTTGTACACACCTGCACTAAATTACAATACCGAATTCCCACAACTTGGCTCAGCTCCTAGGCCATCAATATCGAGTGAACACCAACCACGGCCACTTCCCCAACACCTACCTGGACCGTGGACTGCACCATCAACTCCTGCTATTACTTATGGTCCTCCGGAGACATTGATTCCTCCCTTCAGCCCAAATCATGTTG TCTCATCAACAGCAACCTGA